In Haloimpatiens massiliensis, the following are encoded in one genomic region:
- the ruvA gene encoding Holliday junction branch migration protein RuvA, whose product MYEYIKGTYMGINEDYIIIENNGIGYKIYTSGNTIANIPKASERITIYTIQIVRDDFIGLYGFLTREELDLFNLLLKVNGVGPKAALSLLSISSVANLKKAIVLGDEGLITRAPGVGKKTAQRIILELKDKIDIDEVLEESDSVVHKTIDDKIRREALQALISLGYSEKEGNKALKAVEGDNVEDLIKNCLKYLMN is encoded by the coding sequence GTGTATGAATATATAAAAGGAACTTATATGGGTATTAATGAAGACTATATTATAATTGAAAACAATGGTATAGGCTATAAGATATACACATCAGGAAACACTATAGCTAATATACCTAAAGCCAGTGAAAGAATTACTATTTATACAATTCAAATTGTAAGAGATGATTTTATTGGACTTTATGGGTTTTTAACTAGAGAGGAATTAGATTTATTTAATTTGCTTTTAAAAGTTAATGGAGTAGGTCCTAAAGCTGCACTTTCCCTTTTATCCATAAGCAGTGTAGCCAATCTTAAAAAGGCTATAGTTTTAGGGGATGAGGGGTTAATTACAAGGGCTCCAGGTGTAGGTAAAAAAACTGCTCAGAGAATAATACTTGAACTTAAAGATAAAATAGATATAGATGAAGTATTAGAAGAATCGGATAGTGTGGTACATAAGACTATAGATGATAAGATTAGAAGAGAGGCATTGCAGGCTCTTATATCTTTAGGATATTCAGAAAAAGAGGGAAATAAAGCATTAAAGGCTGTTGAGGGTGACAATGTTGAAGATTTAATTAAAAATTGTTTAAAATATTTAATGAATTGA
- a CDS encoding YebC/PmpR family DNA-binding transcriptional regulator, whose translation MSGHSKWHNIQAKKGKADAKRAKVFTKIGKEIMVAVKEGGANSDANPRLRDVIAKAKANNMPNDNITRSIKKASGELGDVTFEEITYEGYGPAGIAVIVNVLTDNKNRSAGNVRHAFTKHGGNLGSTGCVSFMFQKKGQMVIEKKDGLDEDEIMMMALDAGAEDFEAEDEVYVITTAPEEFGTVREALESQGLEFLETEVKMIPDTYTEIDEETSTKFQKLLDQLEDDDDVQDVYHNAEFPEGWEQ comes from the coding sequence ATGTCAGGTCATTCAAAATGGCATAACATACAAGCTAAAAAAGGTAAAGCAGATGCTAAAAGAGCAAAGGTATTTACAAAAATAGGTAAGGAAATAATGGTTGCAGTAAAAGAGGGAGGAGCAAACTCTGATGCAAACCCAAGATTAAGGGATGTTATAGCTAAAGCAAAGGCAAATAACATGCCAAACGATAACATAACTAGATCTATTAAAAAGGCTTCAGGGGAACTAGGAGATGTTACTTTTGAAGAAATAACATATGAAGGATATGGTCCAGCAGGAATAGCTGTTATAGTAAACGTGCTTACAGATAACAAAAATAGAAGTGCTGGTAACGTAAGACACGCATTTACTAAACATGGTGGTAACTTAGGTTCAACTGGATGTGTATCATTTATGTTCCAGAAAAAAGGCCAAATGGTTATTGAAAAGAAAGATGGTCTTGATGAGGACGAAATTATGATGATGGCATTAGATGCAGGTGCAGAAGATTTTGAAGCAGAAGACGAAGTATATGTTATAACTACGGCTCCAGAAGAATTTGGAACTGTAAGAGAAGCATTAGAATCTCAAGGACTAGAGTTCTTAGAAACAGAAGTAAAAATGATTCCGGACACATATACAGAAATTGATGAAGAGACATCAACTAAATTCCAAAAATTACTTGATCAATTAGAAGATGACGATGACGTTCAAGATGTTTATCACAATGCAGAGTTCCCAGAAGGATGGGAACAATAA